One window of Psychrobacillus sp. FSL H8-0483 genomic DNA carries:
- a CDS encoding flagellar protein FliT, with translation MAEVEQFLQTSERLYSHLTNIPLDEERTAFIDQINILLDEREESIQALGSTVLSEHSLYDHLLELDQGINKRLSKVMNDVKRDIKDLQQKKRHEGSYSNPYAATQTIDGMYFDNKK, from the coding sequence ATGGCCGAAGTCGAGCAATTTTTACAAACTTCAGAAAGACTATATTCCCATTTGACGAACATTCCTCTGGATGAAGAGCGCACAGCGTTTATTGATCAAATCAACATTTTACTGGATGAACGAGAGGAATCTATTCAAGCGCTAGGTTCCACTGTACTTTCTGAACATTCTTTATATGACCATCTACTGGAACTTGATCAAGGCATCAACAAACGCTTATCCAAAGTAATGAATGATGTTAAGAGAGACATTAAAGATCTTCAACAAAAAAAACGTCATGAGGGTTCTTATTCAAATCCCTACGCTGCAACACAAACAATTGATGGCATGTATTTTGATAATAAGAAATGA